The following are encoded together in the Oceanobacillus zhaokaii genome:
- a CDS encoding polysaccharide deacetylase family protein, which translates to MNLKNLSILEVVYFLFIGLMCVMFSIPIFFYEKESEESDSAAPMETRNSELTPKENISINEREQEKIEEYESVAYITIDDGPSEYTEEIIDQLDSYNASGTFFFVGENMDLLTDKMINKLKDGNHSVGAHSMTHQAIRLYDNQLFVQENKEAFSMLREKGFNSDLVRAPYGSTYLTDKQIGDIRDQKWILLDWDIDSLDWEFRDANQTYNHIIEQLNKIEEGNSETIVILLHERPETVDILNKLIPELQNRNYLLTSGEEVPFEELIF; encoded by the coding sequence ATGAATTTAAAAAATCTTAGTATATTGGAGGTTGTTTACTTTTTATTTATTGGATTAATGTGTGTGATGTTTTCTATTCCCATATTTTTTTACGAGAAAGAATCGGAAGAGTCAGATTCAGCCGCACCTATGGAAACAAGGAATAGTGAACTAACTCCGAAAGAAAATATTTCTATCAATGAAAGAGAACAAGAAAAAATAGAAGAATATGAATCCGTTGCATATATTACGATTGATGACGGCCCATCCGAATACACAGAAGAAATCATTGATCAATTGGACTCATATAATGCTAGTGGCACTTTCTTTTTTGTTGGGGAAAACATGGATTTATTAACGGATAAAATGATCAATAAGTTAAAAGATGGAAATCACAGTGTTGGGGCTCATTCGATGACACATCAAGCAATAAGACTTTATGACAATCAGCTTTTTGTGCAAGAAAACAAAGAGGCTTTCAGTATGTTAAGAGAAAAAGGATTCAATTCGGACCTTGTGCGGGCTCCCTATGGAAGCACATACCTTACAGATAAGCAGATTGGGGACATCAGAGATCAAAAATGGATTTTACTGGACTGGGATATTGATAGTCTCGATTGGGAATTTAGAGATGCGAATCAAACGTATAATCACATCATTGAACAGTTGAACAAGATAGAGGAAGGAAACTCGGAAACAATTGTTATTCTTTTACATGAAAGGCCAGAAACCGTTGATATTTTAAATAAATTAATTCCAGAATTACAAAATAGAAATTACCTATTAACTTCAGGAGAAGAAGTACCATTTGAAGAATTAATTTTTTAG
- a CDS encoding polysaccharide deacetylase family protein: MKRCFAIIPILLIIALMIGCQNQTSTTDTEETNSQSSQKKDDDKKTEPDKTQEEEKKQKEQKEQKEQLLAEAKVLAKHYDYEKAVTQLKESVVPEDEDIQAAINTYEKQIENLVTWEDNGKISHLFVHSLIVDTSKAFDGDYKAQGYHDYFVTIDEFKKVLEQLYEEGYVLVLPDDIAKLNKDGEMVYQDIRLPLDKKPLVFSQDDTNYYEYMEGDGFAKNLTVDDSGNVTNTYVNQKGEEVQGAYDMVPIVDDFVDKHPDFSYQGAKGIIAITGYNGVLGYRTSEDSYGPDSDEPNSNIKEDQEKAKKVAYAMKEDGWAFATHTWGHLDAKEVSLEKLKTDLAKWRKEVEPIVGSTDILIYPYGSDIGDWRGEYSDDKYDFLKSQGIAYYSNVDGSTPSWSQLGPDYFRQARMNVDGIRMDEALTGSNDVLEHFFDVEPVYDPERPE, encoded by the coding sequence ATGAAAAGATGTTTTGCCATCATACCGATTTTGCTCATTATAGCTCTTATGATAGGCTGTCAGAATCAAACCTCAACAACAGATACAGAGGAAACAAACTCTCAATCCAGCCAAAAGAAAGACGATGACAAAAAAACAGAACCTGACAAGACACAAGAAGAAGAGAAAAAACAAAAAGAACAGAAAGAACAGAAAGAACAACTGTTAGCAGAAGCTAAAGTTTTAGCCAAACATTATGATTATGAAAAAGCGGTCACACAATTAAAAGAATCAGTTGTCCCTGAGGATGAAGACATTCAAGCAGCTATTAATACATATGAAAAACAAATAGAAAATCTTGTGACATGGGAAGATAACGGCAAGATCTCTCATTTATTTGTGCACTCGTTGATTGTTGACACATCCAAGGCATTTGACGGAGATTATAAGGCCCAAGGCTATCACGATTACTTTGTGACCATTGATGAGTTTAAAAAGGTTTTAGAGCAACTTTATGAGGAAGGCTACGTCCTTGTTCTTCCCGATGATATTGCAAAGCTCAACAAAGATGGGGAAATGGTTTATCAGGATATTCGCTTACCTCTGGACAAAAAACCATTGGTCTTTTCTCAGGATGATACGAACTATTATGAATACATGGAAGGTGACGGATTTGCCAAAAATTTAACTGTGGATGATAGCGGAAATGTCACAAACACCTATGTAAATCAGAAAGGGGAAGAGGTTCAGGGAGCGTATGACATGGTTCCCATTGTGGATGATTTCGTTGACAAGCATCCTGATTTTTCCTACCAAGGGGCAAAAGGAATTATAGCAATAACCGGATATAACGGCGTGTTGGGATATCGAACGTCAGAGGATTCCTATGGCCCTGACAGTGATGAACCCAATTCAAACATCAAAGAGGATCAGGAGAAAGCGAAAAAAGTAGCGTATGCCATGAAGGAAGACGGATGGGCATTTGCAACCCATACATGGGGACACCTTGATGCAAAAGAAGTATCCTTGGAAAAATTAAAGACAGATCTAGCTAAATGGAGAAAAGAAGTGGAACCAATCGTCGGTTCTACTGACATCCTTATTTACCCTTATGGCAGTGATATTGGAGACTGGAGGGGGGAGTATTCTGATGATAAGTATGACTTTTTAAAAAGTCAAGGCATTGCTTATTATTCCAATGTCGATGGATCGACACCTTCCTGGTCCCAATTAGGGCCCGATTACTTTCGGCAAGCCCGTATGAATGTGGATGGCATACGTATGGATGAAGCGTTAACCGGATCAAACGATGTATTGGAACATTTTTTTGATGTTGAACCTGTTTATGACCCCGAGCGCCCGGAATAA
- a CDS encoding LCP family protein translates to MKKAMKIAALVIGVLFLGVIGYTLYLFSLVTETVNRIHNPTEESEKNETQISSVDPMSVLVLGIDGRSDEGISGRSDTMMLITLNPNEESIKMMSIPRDTRAEIVGHGTMEKINHAYAYGGPKMAVDSVEKLLNVPINHYVSLDMEGFKRLVDALDGILVDNEYEFSSHNHIYHFPEGEQILNGEEALAYTRTRKEDPHGIAGRDARQREVVESMMKEGSQFSTILRIEEILDILGDSVQTDLTLGEIWDYQSKIRSSIGTMDEIQMEYDGAILDDGLWYAIVSDEEISQIRREFREHLGLDD, encoded by the coding sequence ATGAAAAAGGCGATGAAGATTGCGGCACTTGTCATTGGTGTGTTGTTTCTTGGCGTAATTGGCTATACCTTGTACCTATTCAGTCTGGTGACGGAAACGGTCAATCGAATACACAACCCAACTGAGGAATCGGAAAAAAATGAGACACAGATTTCCTCTGTTGATCCGATGTCAGTACTTGTCTTGGGAATTGATGGGCGATCGGACGAAGGTATTTCAGGACGCTCTGATACGATGATGCTTATAACGTTGAATCCAAACGAAGAGTCGATAAAAATGATGAGCATTCCACGGGATACACGTGCGGAAATTGTTGGCCACGGAACCATGGAAAAGATTAATCATGCCTATGCATACGGGGGTCCGAAGATGGCCGTGGATAGTGTGGAGAAATTGTTAAATGTGCCAATTAATCACTATGTTAGTTTGGATATGGAAGGTTTTAAAAGGCTGGTTGATGCACTTGATGGCATTCTGGTAGATAATGAATATGAATTTAGCAGCCATAACCATATCTATCATTTTCCAGAGGGAGAACAAATCCTAAATGGAGAAGAAGCACTGGCATATACGCGCACGCGCAAAGAAGACCCTCATGGTATTGCTGGCCGTGATGCACGCCAGCGGGAGGTTGTTGAAAGTATGATGAAAGAAGGTTCTCAGTTCAGCACTATTTTACGCATAGAAGAAATTCTAGATATCCTTGGCGATTCGGTCCAAACCGACTTAACACTTGGCGAAATATGGGATTACCAATCGAAGATCCGCTCTTCAATTGGCACAATGGATGAGATTCAAATGGAATACGATGGGGCAATACTCGATGATGGATTGTGGTATGCAATTGTGTCAGATGAGGAGATTTCGCAAATTCGTAGAGAATTTCGAGAGCATTTGGGGTTAGATGATTAA
- a CDS encoding ATP-binding cassette domain-containing protein: MGPNGAGKTTTIRMVAGLMQQRG, encoded by the coding sequence ATCGGACCAAATGGGGCTGGTAAAACAACTACCATTCGAATGGTAGCAGGGTTAATGCAGCAAAGGGGATAG
- a CDS encoding putative holin-like toxin, giving the protein MAVYDTVYLMISFGMLIVAILSFHNKK; this is encoded by the coding sequence ATGGCAGTATACGATACAGTATATCTGATGATTTCTTTCGGAATGCTAATCGTAGCAATCCTGTCATTTCACAATAAAAAATAA
- a CDS encoding helix-turn-helix domain-containing protein produces MKIEIEIKDETYEKIKNMVDWINLDNSFRGKSDTPEAKIEDFIKGAAISKLLDLETLSPLLNSREVESLEIKNRFKDIAKEKKIKQVDICEKTGLKKANLSLIFNNEKTLRADTFFAIWLILGCPPIHECLYIKKAD; encoded by the coding sequence ATGAAAATAGAAATTGAAATCAAGGATGAAACTTATGAAAAGATAAAGAATATGGTTGACTGGATTAATTTAGATAATTCATTTCGCGGAAAAAGTGATACTCCAGAAGCCAAAATTGAGGATTTTATAAAAGGTGCAGCAATTTCTAAATTATTGGATCTAGAAACATTGTCCCCTTTACTAAATTCTAGGGAAGTGGAGAGTTTAGAAATTAAAAATCGATTTAAAGACATTGCTAAAGAAAAGAAAATTAAACAAGTTGATATTTGTGAAAAAACTGGACTTAAAAAGGCGAACCTTAGTTTGATCTTTAACAATGAAAAAACTTTAAGAGCTGACACTTTTTTTGCTATTTGGCTGATATTAGGTTGTCCACCTATTCACGAATGTTTATATATTAAAAAAGCCGACTGA